Proteins from a genomic interval of Helicobacter pylori Shi112:
- a CDS encoding M23 family metallopeptidase — protein MELRFKILAIVVLILVGYLIFNALITKPKALSFSLNSKEGALNSNDEALFWDLKKPIKIKIVAPKGIKRYELKVTTQDDLILYEKENLVLDKPKSLEVPLIKPEIMGLEDKCLLYEIQANDWSYANFFNGNKASFKQEVCVDTIKPSITILSRSPSIAYGGSAIVVFEALDKNLSQAFVRVKKKDFEAFRLLEFKQRNVFIALVPWSYKNKDFKAFIVAKDKAYNSNTIPILFKRKTHRLREKDIDLSALKDKIAKQEKSQNHTEQTLLERFSNARPKDLEKIHKIVLEQGDFYKDFSHFQALKPLNGPFKMASNFLENRRILRDNQVLFQFLHLGVDLIPGKDLSLAFDSSVKRVFKGELDFYGNSLINCYGLGLCVFLAHLKDDESVGSSGLKLGSGLHLGTLLQGVFVRPNEWLNEQWIKTNIIAPIEQAKWLLMKG, from the coding sequence TTGGAGTTAAGGTTTAAAATTTTAGCGATAGTCGTTTTAATTTTAGTGGGTTATTTGATTTTTAACGCTTTAATCACAAAACCCAAAGCTTTAAGTTTTAGTTTAAATAGCAAAGAGGGTGCGCTTAATAGCAATGATGAAGCGCTTTTTTGGGATTTAAAAAAACCCATTAAGATTAAAATAGTAGCCCCAAAGGGCATCAAACGCTATGAATTGAAAGTAACCACACAAGATGATTTGATCTTATACGAAAAAGAAAATCTGGTGTTGGATAAACCCAAATCTTTAGAAGTGCCTTTGATCAAGCCTGAAATCATGGGGCTAGAAGACAAGTGCCTTTTGTATGAAATTCAAGCTAATGATTGGAGTTATGCTAATTTTTTCAATGGCAATAAAGCGTCTTTCAAACAAGAAGTGTGCGTTGATACGATAAAACCCTCAATTACTATTTTATCTCGATCCCCAAGCATCGCTTATGGAGGGAGCGCGATAGTCGTTTTTGAAGCTTTGGATAAGAATTTATCTCAAGCGTTTGTACGCGTCAAAAAGAAGGATTTTGAAGCTTTCAGGCTTTTAGAATTCAAACAGCGTAATGTTTTTATCGCTCTAGTGCCTTGGTCTTATAAAAATAAGGATTTTAAGGCGTTCATTGTCGCTAAAGATAAAGCCTATAACTCTAATACCATCCCAATATTATTCAAGCGAAAAACCCATCGTTTGAGGGAAAAAGATATAGACTTAAGTGCTTTAAAAGATAAGATTGCAAAGCAAGAAAAATCCCAAAACCACACTGAACAAACTTTGTTAGAAAGATTTTCCAACGCGCGCCCAAAAGATTTAGAAAAAATCCACAAGATCGTTTTAGAGCAAGGGGATTTTTATAAGGATTTTTCTCATTTTCAAGCGCTAAAACCCTTGAATGGGCCTTTTAAAATGGCAAGCAATTTTTTAGAAAATCGGCGTATCTTAAGGGATAATCAGGTGTTGTTCCAATTCTTGCATTTAGGGGTGGATTTGATACCTGGCAAGGATTTATCTTTAGCGTTTGATTCATCTGTGAAGAGGGTTTTTAAGGGGGAGTTAGATTTTTATGGTAATAGTTTGATCAATTGTTATGGGCTGGGTTTGTGCGTTTTTTTAGCCCATTTAAAAGATGATGAAAGCGTGGGGAGTAGTGGTTTGAAATTAGGGAGCGGGTTGCATTTAGGGACGCTTTTGCAAGGGGTTTTTGTCCGGCCTAATGAATGGCTTAATGAGCAATGGATAAAAACCAATATCATCGCCCCCATAGAGCAAGCCAAGTGGCTTTTAATGAAAGGATAG
- the minC gene encoding septum site-determining protein MinC yields MLKTNQKNVHAFEIEKQEPEAVIGFLEKNHALLQYFLIIFKYDIEPEVKAILRKHQLLFLETNRPLNGRHIKTMSIKEETNHPAPNHSKTEPKTTIYERHIRSGEEIYSANHLIFLGNIHNGAKIISEGCVSVYGVCEGAIVCFGECLILKEVKSVQIVFQNKILSLKEIERLLVNKNIKIITKNDDILDIKEVL; encoded by the coding sequence ATGTTAAAAACGAATCAAAAAAATGTGCATGCGTTTGAAATTGAAAAGCAAGAGCCTGAAGCGGTCATAGGATTTTTAGAAAAAAACCATGCCCTTTTGCAGTATTTTCTTATTATATTTAAATATGATATTGAACCAGAAGTCAAAGCCATTTTGCGCAAACACCAGCTTTTGTTTTTAGAAACGAATCGCCCTTTAAACGGGCGTCATATCAAAACCATGTCTATAAAAGAAGAAACCAACCATCCAGCACCCAATCATTCTAAAACAGAACCTAAAACAACGATTTATGAGCGCCATATCAGGAGTGGGGAAGAGATTTATAGCGCTAACCACCTTATTTTTTTGGGTAATATCCACAATGGAGCCAAGATTATTTCAGAAGGCTGTGTGTCGGTTTATGGGGTTTGTGAAGGGGCGATTGTGTGCTTTGGAGAGTGTTTGATTTTGAAAGAAGTCAAGAGCGTTCAAATCGTTTTTCAAAATAAAATTTTATCTCTAAAAGAGATTGAACGGCTTTTGGTAAATAAAAATATTAAAATAATCACTAAAAATGACGATATACTAGACATAAAGGAAGTATTATGA
- the lpxC gene encoding UDP-3-O-acyl-N-acetylglucosamine deacetylase, which yields MKQTTINHSVELVGIGLHKGVPVKLVLEPLEENQGIVFYRSDLGVKLPLKPENIVDTKMATVLGKDNARISTIEHLLSAVHAYGIDNLKISVDNEEIPIMDGSALAYCMLLDEAGIKELDAPKKVMEIKQAIEVREGDKFVKIEPDSQLSLNFAIDFNHPVIAKQAHHFVFSKTAYKEQVAKARTFGFLQEVNYLRSIGLAKGGSLNNCIVLDENSILNKEGLRCEKEFVCHKILDAMGDLMVLGMPVMGKYTSFSGSHKLNSMLVKAILADAKNYEVLIATDPAKEFALQKAFA from the coding sequence ATGAAACAAACAACCATTAACCACTCTGTGGAATTAGTAGGGATAGGCTTGCACAAGGGCGTTCCTGTGAAGCTTGTTTTAGAGCCTTTAGAAGAAAATCAAGGCATTGTTTTTTACCGCTCTGATTTGGGCGTGAAGCTCCCCTTAAAACCTGAAAACATCGTGGATACCAAAATGGCAACCGTGTTGGGTAAGGATAATGCTAGAATTTCTACGATCGAGCATTTGCTTTCAGCTGTCCATGCGTATGGCATTGACAACCTTAAGATCTCTGTGGATAACGAAGAAATCCCTATCATGGATGGGAGTGCTTTGGCTTATTGCATGCTTTTAGATGAAGCAGGGATTAAAGAACTAGACGCTCCTAAAAAGGTGATGGAAATCAAGCAAGCTATTGAGGTTAGAGAGGGCGATAAGTTTGTTAAAATTGAGCCAGACAGCCAGCTTTCTTTGAATTTTGCGATTGATTTTAACCATCCGGTTATCGCTAAGCAAGCCCACCATTTCGTTTTTAGTAAAACCGCTTATAAAGAGCAAGTCGCTAAAGCTCGCACCTTTGGGTTTTTGCAAGAAGTGAATTACTTGCGATCCATTGGTTTGGCTAAAGGGGGGAGTTTGAATAATTGCATCGTCCTAGATGAAAACAGCATTTTGAATAAAGAGGGTTTGAGGTGCGAAAAGGAATTTGTGTGCCACAAGATTTTAGACGCTATGGGGGATCTAATGGTTTTAGGCATGCCTGTGATGGGCAAATACACTTCTTTTTCAGGGAGTCATAAGCTCAATTCCATGTTGGTTAAAGCCATTTTGGCGGACGCTAAAAATTACGAAGTTTTGATCGCTACAGATCCGGCTAAAGAATTTGCGTTGCAAAAGGCTTTCGCTTAA
- a CDS encoding tRNA threonylcarbamoyladenosine biosynthesis protein TsaB, which yields MELDLVLVSLGEKVLLGVYQNNFLCASYTSKAKTSEALVEVFSQLFEDFKNPTLPAIKGVYYAKGPGSFTSLKLTHVFLHTLALIHDFELYSTTGFDFNGNTPILAYANKYFVSKEMESLSDFKDLKIAPKDFMLPPFLEKDKFTQLNTPFYILPPI from the coding sequence TTGGAATTGGATTTAGTGCTTGTCTCTTTAGGCGAGAAGGTCTTGCTTGGGGTGTATCAAAACAATTTTTTATGCGCTTCTTACACTTCTAAAGCAAAAACAAGCGAAGCTTTAGTGGAAGTTTTTTCGCAATTATTTGAAGATTTTAAAAACCCTACTTTACCGGCGATTAAAGGGGTTTATTACGCTAAAGGGCCAGGGAGTTTCACTAGCCTAAAGCTCACGCATGTTTTCTTACACACTTTGGCTTTAATCCATGACTTTGAACTCTATTCCACCACAGGCTTTGATTTTAACGGCAACACGCCCATTTTAGCGTATGCCAATAAATACTTTGTTTCAAAAGAAATGGAAAGCTTGAGCGATTTTAAAGATTTGAAAATCGCACCAAAAGATTTCATGCTGCCCCCCTTTTTAGAGAAAGACAAATTCACCCAATTGAACACGCCGTTTTACATTTTGCCTCCTATTTAG
- the thrB gene encoding homoserine kinase, with protein sequence MVVSVPATSANLGPGFDCLGLSLNLRNRFFIEPSSFHAVKLVGEGEGIPKFLTNNIFTKVFYEILKKHGNDGSFKFLLHNKVPITRGMGSSSAMIVGAVASAFAFLGFAFDRENIVNTALIYENHPDNITPAVFGGYNAAFVEKKKVISLKTTIPSFLKAVMVIPNRAISTKQSRHLLPKRYSVQESVFNLSHASLMTMAIVQGKWDLLRCCSKDRMHQYKRMQTYPVLFAIQKLALENNALMSTLSGSGSSFFNMCYEEDAPKLKQVLSKKFPKFRVAVLDFDNDGVLVEKD encoded by the coding sequence TTGGTAGTGAGTGTTCCTGCAACAAGTGCGAATTTAGGCCCCGGTTTTGATTGCTTGGGTTTGAGCTTGAATTTACGCAATCGTTTTTTTATTGAGCCTAGCAGTTTTCATGCGGTGAAATTGGTTGGGGAGGGTGAAGGGATCCCTAAGTTTTTAACCAACAATATTTTCACTAAAGTGTTTTATGAGATTTTAAAAAAGCATGGGAATGACGGCTCATTTAAATTTTTATTGCATAATAAAGTCCCTATTACAAGGGGCATGGGGTCTAGCTCGGCGATGATTGTGGGGGCGGTCGCTTCAGCGTTTGCGTTTTTAGGGTTTGCTTTTGATAGAGAAAACATTGTCAATACCGCTTTAATTTATGAAAACCACCCGGATAATATCACCCCGGCGGTGTTTGGGGGGTATAATGCAGCGTTTGTGGAAAAAAAGAAAGTGATAAGTTTGAAAACCACAATCCCTTCTTTTTTAAAAGCGGTGATGGTGATCCCTAATAGGGCCATTTCTACCAAGCAATCGCGCCATCTCTTGCCCAAGCGTTACAGCGTGCAAGAAAGCGTGTTTAACCTTTCGCATGCGAGCTTGATGACGATGGCGATTGTGCAGGGGAAGTGGGATTTATTGCGTTGTTGTTCTAAAGACAGGATGCATCAATACAAGCGCATGCAAACTTATCCCGTGTTGTTCGCGATCCAAAAGCTCGCTTTAGAAAATAACGCCTTAATGAGCACGCTTTCAGGGAGCGGTTCGTCGTTTTTTAACATGTGTTATGAAGAGGACGCCCCTAAATTAAAGCAGGTTTTGAGCAAGAAATTCCCTAAATTTAGGGTAGCGGTTTTAGATTTTGATAATGATGGAGTCCTTGTTGAGAAAGACTGA
- a CDS encoding DUF448 domain-containing protein translates to MRKTEIKIRMCVACRMRQPQKDLLRLKSFENQIMEFDGKGRSFYVCENCLKNGEKKLLKAVSKIKNAPKDTKNIITWIKERSIA, encoded by the coding sequence TTGAGAAAGACTGAAATTAAAATCCGCATGTGTGTGGCGTGCAGAATGCGCCAACCTCAAAAGGATTTGTTGCGTTTGAAAAGCTTTGAAAATCAGATCATGGAATTTGATGGCAAAGGCCGTAGTTTTTATGTGTGTGAAAATTGTTTGAAAAATGGAGAAAAAAAGTTGTTGAAAGCGGTTTCAAAAATAAAGAACGCCCCAAAAGATACCAAAAATATCATTACTTGGATTAAGGAGAGAAGCATAGCATGA
- the infB gene encoding translation initiation factor IF-2, with translation MSEMVDLKKFLTELGKTQKELKNVIEQAKDIGLELKTNSKMTPEQAGKLYKYIVDGIKEQIQANKPTKNPEQDNKDDLNITATPKPLNKKVSKTPKKEETKSQPKPKKTKEKKKEAPVPIAKKKGGIEIVNTFEDQTLENTPKVVSHSQIEKAKQKLQEIQKSREALSKLTQSNANSANNANNVNNANNVNNAKKEISEVKKQEQEIKRHENIKRRTGFRVIKRNDETENETENSVAESKRPTQSAAAIFEDIKKEWQEKDKQEAKKAKKPSKPKATPTAKNNKSHKIDFSDARDFKGNDIYDDETDEILLFDLHEQDNFNKEEEEKEIRQNINDRVRVQRKNPWMNESGIKRQSKKKHAFRNDNSQKVIQSAISIPEEVRVYEFAQKANLNLADVIKTLFNLGLMVTKNDFLDKDSIEILAEEFHLEISVQNTLEEFEVEEVLEGVKKERPPVVTIMGHVDHGKTSLLDKIRDKRVAHTEAGGITQHIGAYMVEKNDKWVSFIDTPGHEAFSQMRNRGAQVTDIAVIVIAADDGVKQQTIEALEHAKAANVPVIFAMNKMDKPNVNPDKLKAECAELGYNPVDWGGEYEFIPVSAKTGDGIDNLLETILIQADIMELKAIEEGSARAVVLEGSVEKGRGAVATVIVQSGTLSVGDSFFAETAFGKVRTMTDDQGKSIQNLKPSMVALITGLSEVPPAGSVLIGVENDSIARLQAQKRATYLRQKALSKSTKVSFDELSEMVANKELKNIPVVIKADTQGSLEAIKNSLLELNNEEVAIQVIHSGVGGITENDLSLVSSSDHAVILGFNIRPTGNVKNKAKEYNVSIKTYTVIYALIEEMRSLLLGLMSPIIEEEHTGQAEVRETFNIPKVGTIAGCVVSDGVIARGIKARLIRDGVVIHTGEILSLKRFKDDVKEVSKGYECGIMLDNYNEIKVGDVFETYKEIHKKRTL, from the coding sequence ATGAGCGAGATGGTTGATTTAAAAAAATTTTTAACCGAGCTTGGTAAAACCCAAAAAGAGCTTAAAAATGTGATCGAGCAAGCCAAAGACATTGGTTTAGAGCTTAAGACAAATTCTAAAATGACCCCAGAGCAAGCAGGCAAGCTATACAAATACATTGTGGATGGCATTAAAGAACAAATACAAGCCAATAAACCCACTAAAAATCCTGAACAAGACAATAAAGATGATTTGAATATAACCGCTACGCCCAAACCCCTTAACAAAAAGGTTTCCAAAACGCCTAAAAAAGAAGAAACAAAAAGCCAGCCAAAGCCCAAAAAAACTAAAGAAAAGAAAAAAGAAGCTCCTGTGCCCATTGCCAAAAAAAAAGGAGGGATAGAGATTGTCAATACTTTTGAAGACCAAACGCTAGAAAACACCCCTAAAGTGGTTAGCCACTCTCAAATAGAAAAAGCCAAGCAAAAGCTCCAAGAAATCCAAAAAAGCCGAGAAGCCTTAAGCAAGCTCACTCAAAGCAACGCTAACAGTGCCAATAACGCTAATAATGTTAATAACGCTAATAATGTTAATAACGCTAAAAAAGAAATCAGCGAAGTTAAAAAGCAAGAGCAAGAGATCAAACGCCATGAAAACATTAAAAGGCGCACCGGTTTTAGGGTGATTAAACGCAACGATGAAACAGAAAATGAAACTGAAAACAGCGTAGCTGAAAGCAAAAGACCCACTCAAAGCGCGGCGGCTATTTTTGAAGACATTAAAAAAGAATGGCAAGAAAAAGACAAACAAGAGGCCAAAAAAGCCAAAAAACCAAGTAAGCCCAAAGCCACCCCCACAGCCAAAAACAACAAATCCCATAAAATTGATTTTAGCGATGCGAGGGATTTTAAGGGCAATGATATTTATGATGATGAAACCGATGAAATCTTATTGTTTGATTTGCATGAACAAGATAATTTCAATAAGGAAGAAGAAGAAAAAGAAATCCGCCAAAATATCAACGACAGGGTGCGCGTCCAAAGAAAAAACCCTTGGATGAATGAAAGCGGGATCAAGCGACAATCCAAGAAAAAGCACGCATTCCGTAACGATAACAGCCAAAAAGTGATCCAAAGCGCGATTTCAATCCCTGAAGAAGTGCGCGTTTATGAATTCGCGCAAAAAGCGAATTTGAATCTGGCTGATGTGATTAAAACCCTCTTTAATTTAGGGCTTATGGTAACTAAAAACGACTTTTTGGATAAGGATAGCATAGAAATTTTAGCCGAAGAGTTCCATTTAGAAATTTCTGTTCAAAACACTTTAGAAGAATTTGAAGTAGAAGAAGTGCTAGAGGGGGTGAAAAAAGAGCGCCCGCCTGTGGTTACTATCATGGGGCATGTTGATCATGGTAAAACTTCACTATTAGATAAAATCCGTGATAAAAGAGTCGCTCACACGGAAGCTGGGGGGATCACTCAACACATTGGCGCTTACATGGTAGAAAAGAATGATAAGTGGGTGTCTTTCATTGACACCCCAGGGCATGAAGCCTTTAGCCAGATGCGTAATCGTGGGGCTCAAGTTACAGATATTGCAGTGATTGTGATAGCGGCTGATGATGGGGTGAAGCAACAGACTATTGAAGCTTTAGAGCATGCAAAGGCCGCTAATGTGCCTGTGATTTTTGCGATGAATAAAATGGATAAGCCTAATGTGAATCCGGACAAACTCAAAGCCGAATGCGCTGAGCTTGGCTATAACCCTGTGGATTGGGGCGGAGAGTATGAATTTATCCCTGTTTCGGCTAAAACGGGCGATGGCATTGACAATTTGTTAGAAACCATTCTTATCCAAGCGGATATTATGGAATTAAAAGCCATAGAAGAGGGCAGCGCTAGAGCGGTTGTTTTAGAAGGAAGCGTGGAAAAAGGGCGTGGGGCAGTAGCCACTGTGATTGTCCAAAGCGGGACTTTGAGCGTGGGGGATAGTTTTTTTGCCGAAACAGCGTTTGGTAAAGTAAGAACGATGACTGATGATCAAGGCAAGAGCATTCAAAATTTAAAACCCTCTATGGTGGCTCTCATCACAGGCTTAAGCGAAGTGCCGCCTGCGGGATCTGTTTTAATAGGGGTAGAAAACGATTCTATCGCGCGCTTGCAAGCTCAAAAGAGGGCGACTTATTTACGCCAAAAAGCCTTGAGTAAAAGCACTAAAGTGTCTTTTGATGAGCTTTCAGAAATGGTCGCTAATAAGGAATTGAAAAACATTCCTGTAGTCATTAAAGCGGATACGCAAGGAAGCTTAGAAGCCATCAAAAACAGCTTGTTAGAGCTTAATAACGAAGAAGTAGCGATTCAAGTGATCCACTCAGGGGTGGGGGGCATTACTGAGAATGATTTGAGCCTGGTTTCTAGCAGTGATCATGCGGTGATTTTAGGCTTTAATATCCGCCCCACCGGTAATGTGAAAAATAAGGCTAAAGAATACAATGTGAGCATTAAAACTTACACGGTGATTTATGCCTTGATTGAAGAAATGCGATCGCTGTTATTAGGCTTGATGAGTCCTATTATTGAAGAAGAGCATACCGGGCAAGCGGAAGTGAGAGAAACCTTTAATATCCCTAAAGTTGGCACGATAGCTGGGTGTGTGGTGAGCGATGGGGTGATCGCTCGTGGCATTAAGGCGCGTTTGATTAGGGATGGCGTGGTGATTCATACCGGCGAAATCCTTTCTTTGAAACGCTTTAAAGATGATGTGAAAGAAGTTTCTAAGGGCTATGAGTGCGGGATCATGCTGGACAATTATAATGAGATTAAAGTGGGCGATGTGTTTGAAACCTATAAAGAAATCCATAAAAAAAGAACCCTCTAA
- the rbfA gene encoding 30S ribosome-binding factor RbfA: MNAHKERLESNLLELLQEALASLNDSELNSLSVTKVECSKGKHHAFVFVLSQDHKILSKLKKAEGLIRQFVLQASGWFKCPKLSFVLDNSLEKQLRLDAIFNEIAKGKDND, encoded by the coding sequence ATGAACGCTCATAAAGAACGCTTAGAATCCAATCTTTTAGAATTATTGCAAGAGGCTTTAGCGAGCTTGAACGACAGCGAGTTGAATTCTTTAAGCGTTACTAAAGTGGAATGCTCTAAAGGGAAGCACCACGCTTTTGTGTTTGTGCTTTCACAAGATCATAAAATCCTTTCCAAATTAAAAAAAGCTGAGGGCTTGATCAGGCAGTTTGTTTTGCAGGCGAGCGGGTGGTTTAAATGCCCAAAACTCAGTTTTGTTTTAGATAACAGCTTAGAAAAGCAGCTCCGCCTAGACGCCATATTTAATGAAATCGCTAAAGGGAAAGATAATGACTAA
- the rimP gene encoding ribosome maturation factor RimP: MTKKIEEKIEGVIESLGYLLYDVSLIKENEQHVLRVSLKNPNGAVSLDICQQVSEIISPLLDVCDFIQDAYILEVSSMGLERTLKTPKHFKLSLGEKVGVKLTNKESFQAVLKDANDLSADFELEDHAIKSVEYKDLKKVKTLFEW, encoded by the coding sequence ATGACTAAAAAAATAGAAGAGAAAATAGAGGGCGTGATTGAAAGTTTGGGTTATTTGCTTTATGATGTGAGTTTGATTAAAGAAAATGAGCAGCATGTTTTAAGGGTGAGCCTTAAAAACCCTAACGGAGCGGTTAGTTTGGATATTTGCCAGCAAGTGAGCGAGATCATTTCGCCCTTATTAGATGTGTGCGATTTTATTCAAGACGCTTATATTTTGGAAGTGAGCTCCATGGGGTTAGAAAGAACGCTTAAAACCCCCAAACACTTCAAGCTTTCTTTAGGCGAAAAAGTGGGAGTCAAACTCACAAATAAAGAAAGCTTCCAAGCTGTCCTTAAAGACGCTAACGATTTGAGCGCGGATTTTGAATTAGAAGATCACGCTATCAAAAGCGTGGAGTATAAAGATTTAAAGAAAGTTAAAACGCTTTTTGAGTGGTGA
- the acs gene encoding acetate--CoA ligase — translation MQSDDDLEFAKKVFNPNRAFAKQARIKNMCEYKDLVHEANEDYEHFWGELAKQKLTWFKPFDKVLNSDNTPFFKWFENGKINVSYNCIDRHLKDKKNKVAIIFEGEMGDYNVITYRKLHSEVNKTANLLKNEFNVKKGDRVIIYMPMIVESVYMMLACARIGAIHSIVFAGFSPEALRDRINDAQAKLVITADGTFRKGKPYMLKPALDKALENNACPSVEKVLIVIRNAKEIDYVRGRDFVYNEMVNYQSGKCQPEMMDSEDPLFLLYTSGSTGKPKGVQHSSAGYLLWAQMTMEWVFDIRDNDNFWCTADIGWITGHTYVVYGPLACGATTLILEGTMSYPDYGRWWRMIEEYRVDKFYTSPTAIRMLHAKGENEPLKYNLDSLKVLGTVGEPINPTAWKWFYEKIGNSKCSIVDTWWQTETGGHIISPLPGATPIRASCATLPLPGIHAEVLNEDGTQTKPGEQGFLCITKPWPSMIRNVWGDEKRYIDSYFSQIKLNGEYVYLSGDGAIVDENGYITIIGRTDDIVNVSGHRIGTAEVESAISKHEMVAECAVVGIPDTIKGEGLFAFVVLCDGAKCNLGESLELLKEMNHILSIEIGKIAKLDNVMYVPGLPKTRSGKIMRRLLKSIAKKEPITQDLSTLEDVNVVKEIMSIVQMEE, via the coding sequence ATGCAATCAGACGATGATTTAGAATTCGCTAAAAAAGTCTTTAACCCTAACAGAGCGTTTGCCAAGCAAGCCAGGATTAAAAACATGTGCGAATATAAAGATTTAGTGCATGAAGCCAATGAAGATTATGAACATTTTTGGGGCGAGTTAGCCAAACAAAAACTCACATGGTTTAAGCCCTTTGATAAGGTTTTAAACAGCGATAACACCCCTTTTTTTAAATGGTTTGAAAACGGCAAAATCAATGTTTCTTACAATTGCATAGACAGGCATTTAAAAGACAAAAAGAATAAAGTGGCGATCATTTTTGAAGGGGAAATGGGGGATTATAATGTCATCACCTACAGAAAACTCCACTCTGAAGTCAATAAAACAGCCAACCTTTTAAAAAACGAATTCAATGTCAAAAAAGGCGATAGAGTTATTATCTATATGCCTATGATTGTAGAAAGCGTTTATATGATGCTCGCATGCGCTAGGATTGGAGCGATCCATAGCATCGTTTTTGCCGGATTTAGCCCTGAAGCCTTGAGGGATAGAATCAACGACGCTCAAGCCAAATTAGTTATCACAGCGGATGGGACTTTTAGAAAAGGCAAACCCTACATGCTCAAGCCAGCCCTTGACAAGGCTCTAGAAAATAACGCCTGCCCCAGTGTGGAAAAAGTGCTCATTGTGATACGAAACGCCAAAGAGATTGACTATGTGAGAGGGCGCGATTTTGTCTATAATGAAATGGTCAATTACCAATCCGGTAAATGCCAGCCTGAAATGATGGACTCTGAAGATCCTTTATTCTTGCTCTATACAAGCGGATCAACCGGGAAACCTAAAGGCGTTCAACACAGCAGTGCAGGGTATTTGCTGTGGGCACAAATGACGATGGAATGGGTTTTTGATATTAGAGATAACGATAATTTTTGGTGCACCGCTGATATTGGCTGGATCACAGGGCACACTTATGTGGTTTATGGGCCTTTAGCTTGTGGGGCGACGACTTTGATACTAGAAGGCACGATGTCTTATCCGGATTATGGGAGATGGTGGAGGATGATAGAAGAATACCGCGTGGATAAATTCTACACTTCCCCCACCGCTATAAGAATGCTGCATGCCAAAGGCGAAAACGAACCCTTAAAGTATAATTTAGACTCACTCAAAGTTTTAGGAACAGTGGGAGAGCCCATTAACCCTACAGCATGGAAATGGTTTTATGAAAAAATCGGTAATTCAAAATGCAGTATCGTGGATACTTGGTGGCAGACAGAAACAGGCGGGCATATCATCAGCCCTTTACCGGGAGCTACGCCTATAAGGGCCAGTTGTGCAACTTTACCTTTGCCTGGCATCCATGCAGAAGTTTTAAACGAAGACGGCACTCAAACAAAACCCGGAGAACAAGGGTTTTTATGCATCACTAAGCCATGGCCTTCTATGATAAGAAACGTTTGGGGCGATGAAAAACGATACATTGACAGCTATTTTTCTCAAATCAAGTTGAATGGGGAATATGTCTATCTCTCTGGAGATGGCGCTATCGTGGATGAAAACGGATACATTACTATTATTGGGCGCACAGATGATATTGTGAATGTGAGCGGGCATAGGATTGGCACGGCTGAAGTGGAGAGCGCTATTTCTAAACATGAAATGGTGGCTGAATGTGCGGTAGTGGGTATCCCAGATACGATTAAAGGAGAGGGCTTGTTTGCGTTTGTAGTGCTGTGCGATGGGGCTAAATGCAATCTTGGCGAGAGTTTAGAATTGCTAAAAGAAATGAATCATATCTTATCCATTGAGATTGGAAAGATCGCTAAATTAGACAATGTCATGTATGTGCCAGGTTTGCCTAAAACCAGGAGCGGGAAAATCATGAGAAGGCTTTTGAAATCTATCGCCAAAAAAGAGCCAATCACTCAAGATTTAAGCACGCTAGAAGATGTGAATGTGGTCAAAGAAATAATGAGTATTGTTCAAATGGAAGAGTGA